The segment TGCGTACAATATTTGAATTGTTGAAAGAGCCAATAGTTGTTTCCAGATTATTTCATAACGGAACAGTTGTTACACCCACTCCACAAACTCATTTAGGAGAGAACGATGTGTTGCTGATCGTTGCACATAAAGATCAGCTGGAGGTGTTGAAAATGATCATTGGCGAAGAAAGCAATATGAATCTGAAAGAGATTCCTCAAAGTGAATTGATCTCTCGTATTGTTGTGGTAACACAGGCCGATGTTACACATAGAAGATTAGGCGATATTGCTGCATTGCATCAACACGATTTTACACTCACACGTTTAAGCCGTGCAGGAGTGGAGATGGTGGCACATGGTGATATTGTTCTGCAGCTCGGTGATCAACTGAAAGTGGTTGGTACAAAAGAAGGGGTTGACCTGGTTACTAAAACGATCGGTAATCAACTGAAGCGTTTGGATGTGCCCGACATTGCACCCATCTTTATTGGTATTGTGGCTGGTGTATTGCTCGGCAGTATTCCCATGTTCTTCTTTAATATGCCGGTGCCGGTGAAGATCGGTTTGGCAGGTGGTCCGCTCATCATCGCTTTATTGCTGAGTCGCTACGGAGGTAAACTTTATCTCAATCAATACACCACTTACAGCGCTAACTTAATGCTGCGGGAATTAGGTATTAGTTTATTCCTTGCAAGCGTAGGCTTGAGTAGTGGTGCTAATTTGCAAACGGCATTATCAGGTAACAACGCATGGCTATGGATCGTAATGGGCCTTACTATTACTATTGTTCCGTTGTTGATCGTTGGTATGATCGCTCACTATGTATTCCGTAAAACATTTTTTGAAGTGTGTGGTTTGCTTTCAGGTGCAAGTACCGATCCGCCGGCATTGGCATTCTCAGCACAGTTAGCAAAAAATGAAGTGGCATCTGTTACCTATGCAACAGTTTATCCGTTAACGATGATACTGCGGATCATTGCTGCGCAATTGCTGATCTTATTCCTCTCCTGAAAACAGGAAATGGAACTGACTACTATTGATGATGTAGAGGTTTAAAAAACCAAAAAACCCCGACATTTCTGTCGGGGTTTTGTTTTTATCTACATTCAATGAATTATCTCGGAGGAACATTCAACGGAATATCTCTTACGAACATGTTATTTCTGTTAGCTGCATCCCATGCAAGGAAGAACACCAAACGTGTGCGTTTCTCATGCAGATCATAATTGATCTTATCGGGTGTATCGCTTGGTTTGTGATAATCTTTATGAATACCATCAAAGAAAAATACGATCGGAACTCCTTTTGCAGCAAAGTTATAATGGTCGCTGCGGTAGTATAAACGGTTCGGATCTTTTGGATCGTTGTATTTTCTGTCTGTAATAATTTTAATGTACATGTTATTGATGCTGTCAACAAAACGTGGTAACTCACTGCTGAGTTTATCATCACCAATCAGATAAACATGATTATTTGTATCGAGTGATTTGATGTTGTCATCTTTACGACCGATCATATCGATATTGATATCGATGCTTGTTTTTTCCAATGGAAATACCGGATGATCTGCATAGTAAGCGCTTCCCCACAAACCTTTTTCTTCGCCACTTACGGCTAAAAATAAAATGCTTCGGCGTGGACCTTTGCCCGCTGCTTTTGCTTTTGCAAATGCTTCAGCAACTTCCAATACACCAACAGTACCACTGCCATCATCATCAGCACCCGGGTGAAGTTTGCCATTGATAATACCAACATGATCGTAGTGTGCAGAAATGATGATCCACTCATCTTTCTTATCAGTTCCTTCGATCATACCCAACACATTTGATGCTTGTGTGATCTCTGTTTCTTTACGGAAATCAAGCATCAGTTCTGTTGCTACCGTTTTTGTTTCAAGTGTTTGTGCTTTGGCAGTTGCGAAATCGCCTTTTAATAGTGTTTCGCCTACAGCTTCAGAAACACGAACAACCAATGGCGTTTGGCGGCTGCGGTATAAACTGAATGTTAAACGACCTGCACGTGGTGAAGGTTGTTTGTCAATATTGTTCACCACAAATAAGATAGCTGCTGGCTGACGACTGTACAATTTATTGATATCGTTAAACGCAGGAAGTTGTGTGCCGTTCTTTGCAACGATCACCACTGCTTTACCACGAATATCAGTTGTTGTGTCAACTTTGCTCATGTACACCACTTCACTGAAAAACTGTTGTGAAGTGATAATGCTGTTGAGTGCTGCTGAAAAGTCTTTTCCAAATTCAAACTTCTTTCCGCTCACAGCTACAGTTGCATCTTTCAATGTGTCTTTGTACAGTGGGTAGAACTGTTCGTAGTTACCATTGTTTGCGGGTGCAATACCAATACGTTGAAACTGTTGTTTCAAATACTCAGCTGCTTTACGTTGTCCTGCAGTGCCGGTTTCTCTTCCTTCCATTTCCGGTCCTGCAAGGATGTAGAGATGGGTTTTGAGATCATTTTCTGTAATGGTTTTCGAAAACTGTTCAGCCGTTTTGTTTTTCTTTTGGGCCGATACGGAGAAGGCGAGCAAACTGAGTGCTGCCAATAAGAATGTCCTCATGCATTATTTTTTTAGATGGCCGAATATAAAAGAAAATCCCGCCATTGGCGGGACAGTTGTATGAATGGTATAAAGATCGTCCCAATCAAAGATTGGTCTGATCGAATGATCAGGCGCAGGCAATTTTATCAACCCTTAAACCATGACGGCCACCTTCGAATTCAGTGGTCATAAATGTGTCGACCATTTTTTCAGCATCACCTTCACGCACAAAACGGGCAGGAATACAAATGATGTTAGCGTTGTTATGTGCACGAACCAATTGTGCAATTTCTTCGCCCCAGCAAAGCCCTGCACGAATACCTTGATGCTTGTTCGCTGTGATGGCAACACCGTTGGCACTGCCGCATAACAAAATGCCAAATGCGGCTTCTCCATTTTCAACAGCTGAAGCAACAGGATGCGCAAAGTCGGGATAATCAACACTGTCTTTTGAATAAGTGCCGAAATCTTTGAATGCAATTCCTTTTCCTTCAAGATAAGAGATCAGGTCTTCCTTGTAATCGAACCCTGCATGATCGCAACCAATTGCAACGGGCTTGCTCATATCAAAAATTTGCATATCGAATAATTTAAAAATGATGATCTGTTACAAAGGTAGCATGTCTGCTTAACTCCACTCTTCAATATCCTCCTGTTTTATCTGGCGTCTGTAAATACGCATACTCAGCATAATACTGAATTCATACAAACCGTATAAAGGAATTGTCACCAAAGCCAGACTGAATGGATCAGTTGATGGGGTGATGATGGCTGCCATAATAATGATCACCACAAATGCATACTTGCGGATCTTGCGAAGAGTAATGGGCGTAAGCATGCCCACTTTTGTAAGCAACATCACTACTACGGGCAACTGGAATAATAAACCAACACCAACAGTTAAGTAGATCAGGTTTTCAAAATAATCGCTGATGGTTGGGCGAAACTCAATTAACGGACTGAGTGAATAGTTGGAGTAAAAATTTACCATGAACGGTGTGAGAACAAAATAACCAAATGCCACACCAAGGAAAAACAAAGAAGATATCCAGAAGATGGCACCGGTTGTACCGCTGCGTTCTTTATCGTTCAATGCCGGACGAACGAATTTCCAGATCTCCCAAAAGATATAAGGGAAGGCTAAAATGAAACCTGAAGTAAAACCAACAGTAAAGGTGGTAAGGAACTGTTCCGTCATGGCATTACTCTGGAACTTGATGCTGAAATCAGAAAGGCAAAGGGCATCAACATGCATCCATTTACCAAGATCGCATAGCCAACGGTAAGTAATAAAATCTTTATGTGCAGGGCCCATAAAAATGTTATTCACCACATAATCGATATTGAACAATACAATGAGGGAAGCAATAATAATGGCAATAACGGCACGCACCACGTGCCAACGCAGTTCTTCGAGGTGATCAATAAAACTCATTTCAGCTTTTTCTTCGCCTCTTGCACCACGGATGCGTTGTATAATTGATCTGCGTTCTGATTTTGTTTCGGCCACGGTTAATGATTTCAGTTGCAAATGTAACCCGAAAAGGATGAGCAAAAAAAGGGTTCATAAAGGGTAGCCCACCTTTTCTTTGCAACTGTGACTCCGCTCTTCAAAGGGAGGTGTCAGATAGCATTGTGAGTTGGACCGTGGCACTGCTCTTCTTTAAGAAAAAAGCACTTCGAATTAGGCGACTGAGATGCGCCAGACATCGCCTGAGAATTTTCGGGTCGGGAAACTTGGCCGGGAAGGAAGAATAAGAAATATCACATCCTTGCATAAATAAAAATGAGGATGAATGCATATAGGGAAAACAGGATAACAAATTGAAGTTTAAAAATTTGGTACAGATGTTTCCGCTGAAACAGCATAGCTTTTTTATATATCCAAGAAATGGCAACAGAAATAAACGAAAAAAAAAATGCTTATGAACAATCCGTAAGAAATCTGGCGGATAAAAATTTGACTTTCAGTTAGTGAATTAATAGACTCGTCACTTACACTATAACTAGCTAATTTTACTAGTCCCAAAAAGAAAATTGCAATAAGAGTATTGAGGATCAACAATGCAGCATAAAAATATTTTCTAATCATGGTACTCTTTTTTCATCTGTACAGCTTGATTCAAGGAGTCTGTCCGGGTAAAGGTAAAGCCATCTTTCTCAGCGGACGTATCAGACAGTACTGTGATTCGGCCTGTGGTACTCACCATCTTCAATGAATTAAAACTACATCTGTTTATTCACTTTTATTAAAACACTTCACGATTTCATTTTTAGTAAAAAGGGTTGGAAATCTGTCCAAAATAAAAAAGCGGCCTTTCGGGGCCGCTTTTAAACTACAGATCAAGTCTGTTTATTTTACAGCCAATGCTTTATCAATCAAAAACATGAGCATGCTGCGGTGAGCTCTTGTTTGCTCGTTCGGCGAAACTGCTGTGGCTAACATGGTTCTTACCTTGCGTAAAGTGTTATAAGCAGCACTTTTTGAAGGGTTATCGAAGCCGGCTGGTGCTGCCACAATTGCTGCCGCACCCTTTACAAATTCTGTCTGCAGATTTTGGCGGTACACATTTACTGCACCCGCTGCATCAGCTTTAAAGATGGCGTTCATAATGTCGTTCATCACATCAGCCACACTATAGGTATTACCATACAAGGCACTGTTGTTGATACGACGTAACGTAGTTGGGTGCAGGAGTTGTGCAAGAATATTTGTTTGGAAATTCTGCACAAGTGAAGTGTGTTTTGGATCTTCAGGCGCACCGAAGAAATTGTAACCACGACGCTGAACCTGCAGGTATGGCAACAATTGCTGATCTGCTTCAAATGCATTCGGGGCAAATACATAAGTTGCCAGGAAGTTCATTGCTTTTTTCTGATAAGCAACCGGCGTGATCACAAATGGTTTGCTGCCATTGTTCTGACCGGGGAAACTTCTGTCGACCTGCACACCACCAATATAACGGCTGATGGCATTGGCCATAGAGAAACGCTGTCCGTTCAGCACATTGTAACGAATCAATACTTCCTGGTAGCTCTTATCGCCTTTCGCATATTTGCTTACCAGTTTGCTCATGGCACTGTTCACAAATTTGATACGGTCTTCGCCATAAGCAACCATGTCGTTACTCATATCATTGATCATCACACGTGGATCAATACCGTTGCCGGGACTACGCATATCATCAGCATCGTTACCAAACGTGAGATGTGGTTCATGACTGCGACGGAGAATTTTGTTCAGCTCTGTTTGTTCCTGGCCTGCAGGGAACTCACGGTAACCAAATTCAATTGCCCACAGATCGTATGGCCCGGGTTTCATGGTGTAGTAATCACCTTGCTTGCTTCTGTCGCTGTTGATATTGATCGAAGGATAATCCATTACGGAACCCTGCAATCCTAATTTTTGTGTGATAGCAGTATTATGTACTTCAGTTGGGCTCAGCATCTGGCTGGCTTTCATGTTGTGGTTCAAACCAAGGGTATGACCCATTTCATGCAGAATGAGATAATACAAAAACTGCTCATGTGCCTTTCTTACTTCAGTTGGAGGTGCATCAGAAGTTGTAATGAGCGTTGAACCTGCCATGTATTGTTTGGTAAGTTCGCTACCAATTGTACAAGTTGCCCAATGCTTACGCATGTGCGATGGCATGTTTTCCATCATTTGCTGTTGCAGATTAGCTCCAGATGCAATAGCGTCTTCCGTTACATCAAGAAAAGGAGTTTCAGCACCGCTTCTCCATTCGATGGTGATATCACTTCCTAAAATCTGACCTGTTTTTGGGTTTACGAAACTGGGCCCGATTGCTCCATAAGGAGGATAGGGAGACGATACCCAGCGGATCACATTGTAACGGATATCTGAAGGATCCCATGTAGCATCATCAGGCATGATCTTCATCACCACTGCATTTTTAAAACCGGCTTTTTCAAACGCTTCGTTCCAGCGTTCGCCTGCTGCTTTTACAATTTCACGGTATTCAACAGGTGTGGTGTTTTCTACCCAGAAAGTGATCGGCTCAACGGGTTCACTTAATGCTGCTGAAGGATCTTTTTTCTTCAAATGCCAGCGGTTGATCATATCACGATAGTTAACGATCTCGTTTGATGTAAGATCATCTACTTCCTGTGTAAAGAAACCAACACGTGGATCATCGAAACGTGGTTTGTAATCGTTCACAGGCACTTCAATAAACGAGTGCTGAAGTTTGATGCGCACAAAACGTGCATCGGTAATATCTTTTCCGCCCTGGTTAAAAGGCATTGGATTGTCATAAGCCAGATCAACAACTACGTCGCTGTTGTTGGGGTATGAACGGATGTTGCTGTACTTGCTTTTTGTTGGATTGTAACCACCAAGATTGAAAACAGCTCCCGGAGGAATGGTTGGAGGGAAAATCGGTTTTACCGGATCGAGTTTGTCGCTCAGGAACAATTGATCAACACTTACGAGATAACCGGTTGAATCTTCTGCACCTACTTTATCGGCATAAAAAACCGCATCGGCCACATCTACATTTGCAGCTTTGCTCACAGCATTCTTTGAATCATAGTAGAAGTTGGTGTTTACGGTAGAGAACTCGATCTTGTCGTAGGCCTTTTTCATTTTAAACACCAATGTTGCACGGTGCATACCTTGGTGAAGAAACAAACTTGTTGGACCGCTGAGAGAGAAACTCTGGTAGATAAAGTCTTTGTTTAACTGATCTTTCCGGATGTACATCTGTACACTGCCTGTTACGGTATCCTGGTAAAGGGTAAACAGACCGGAATGTTTTTTACTGGCTTTTACTTTGTCGGTAATACCGGCAGGTTTTGGGGGCGCCTTTTTGGTTGAGTCAGCGGGAGCGGCTGCTCCGTTTTTTGCTTGGGCTGAAATTTCAGTACCCAGTAACAAACAAACAG is part of the Lacibacter sediminis genome and harbors:
- a CDS encoding putative transporter, translating into MNWFIKLLTEESIPQTVIIYGIVIAIGIWLGRLKIFGISLGVTWILFMGLAVSYFGIHINKETEHFLKEFGLILFVYSIGLQVGPGFFSSLKKNAAVTNGLAAMVVFLGVAVVVAFYYLLQQPITTLTGVMSGAVTNTPGLGAAQAAAKDLDLAANDTSFITLAYAVVYPFGVFGIIGAILILKAVFRVNLDKERELHRKLDVLKSNKPVSIHLVMQNKQLIGKPLRTIFELLKEPIVVSRLFHNGTVVTPTPQTHLGENDVLLIVAHKDQLEVLKMIIGEESNMNLKEIPQSELISRIVVVTQADVTHRRLGDIAALHQHDFTLTRLSRAGVEMVAHGDIVLQLGDQLKVVGTKEGVDLVTKTIGNQLKRLDVPDIAPIFIGIVAGVLLGSIPMFFFNMPVPVKIGLAGGPLIIALLLSRYGGKLYLNQYTTYSANLMLRELGISLFLASVGLSSGANLQTALSGNNAWLWIVMGLTITIVPLLIVGMIAHYVFRKTFFEVCGLLSGASTDPPALAFSAQLAKNEVASVTYATVYPLTMILRIIAAQLLILFLS
- a CDS encoding M28 family metallopeptidase; translated protein: MRTFLLAALSLLAFSVSAQKKNKTAEQFSKTITENDLKTHLYILAGPEMEGRETGTAGQRKAAEYLKQQFQRIGIAPANNGNYEQFYPLYKDTLKDATVAVSGKKFEFGKDFSAALNSIITSQQFFSEVVYMSKVDTTTDIRGKAVVIVAKNGTQLPAFNDINKLYSRQPAAILFVVNNIDKQPSPRAGRLTFSLYRSRQTPLVVRVSEAVGETLLKGDFATAKAQTLETKTVATELMLDFRKETEITQASNVLGMIEGTDKKDEWIIISAHYDHVGIINGKLHPGADDDGSGTVGVLEVAEAFAKAKAAGKGPRRSILFLAVSGEEKGLWGSAYYADHPVFPLEKTSIDINIDMIGRKDDNIKSLDTNNHVYLIGDDKLSSELPRFVDSINNMYIKIITDRKYNDPKDPNRLYYRSDHYNFAAKGVPIVFFFDGIHKDYHKPSDTPDKINYDLHEKRTRLVFFLAWDAANRNNMFVRDIPLNVPPR
- a CDS encoding zinc-dependent metalloprotease; translation: MNKRFALALSAVCLLLGTEISAQAKNGAAAPADSTKKAPPKPAGITDKVKASKKHSGLFTLYQDTVTGSVQMYIRKDQLNKDFIYQSFSLSGPTSLFLHQGMHRATLVFKMKKAYDKIEFSTVNTNFYYDSKNAVSKAANVDVADAVFYADKVGAEDSTGYLVSVDQLFLSDKLDPVKPIFPPTIPPGAVFNLGGYNPTKSKYSNIRSYPNNSDVVVDLAYDNPMPFNQGGKDITDARFVRIKLQHSFIEVPVNDYKPRFDDPRVGFFTQEVDDLTSNEIVNYRDMINRWHLKKKDPSAALSEPVEPITFWVENTTPVEYREIVKAAGERWNEAFEKAGFKNAVVMKIMPDDATWDPSDIRYNVIRWVSSPYPPYGAIGPSFVNPKTGQILGSDITIEWRSGAETPFLDVTEDAIASGANLQQQMMENMPSHMRKHWATCTIGSELTKQYMAGSTLITTSDAPPTEVRKAHEQFLYYLILHEMGHTLGLNHNMKASQMLSPTEVHNTAITQKLGLQGSVMDYPSININSDRSKQGDYYTMKPGPYDLWAIEFGYREFPAGQEQTELNKILRRSHEPHLTFGNDADDMRSPGNGIDPRVMINDMSNDMVAYGEDRIKFVNSAMSKLVSKYAKGDKSYQEVLIRYNVLNGQRFSMANAISRYIGGVQVDRSFPGQNNGSKPFVITPVAYQKKAMNFLATYVFAPNAFEADQQLLPYLQVQRRGYNFFGAPEDPKHTSLVQNFQTNILAQLLHPTTLRRINNSALYGNTYSVADVMNDIMNAIFKADAAGAVNVYRQNLQTEFVKGAAAIVAAPAGFDNPSKSAAYNTLRKVRTMLATAVSPNEQTRAHRSMLMFLIDKALAVK
- the rpiB gene encoding ribose 5-phosphate isomerase B yields the protein MSKPVAIGCDHAGFDYKEDLISYLEGKGIAFKDFGTYSKDSVDYPDFAHPVASAVENGEAAFGILLCGSANGVAITANKHQGIRAGLCWGEEIAQLVRAHNNANIICIPARFVREGDAEKMVDTFMTTEFEGGRHGLRVDKIACA
- the tatC gene encoding twin-arginine translocase subunit TatC; this encodes MAETKSERRSIIQRIRGARGEEKAEMSFIDHLEELRWHVVRAVIAIIIASLIVLFNIDYVVNNIFMGPAHKDFITYRWLCDLGKWMHVDALCLSDFSIKFQSNAMTEQFLTTFTVGFTSGFILAFPYIFWEIWKFVRPALNDKERSGTTGAIFWISSLFFLGVAFGYFVLTPFMVNFYSNYSLSPLIEFRPTISDYFENLIYLTVGVGLLFQLPVVVMLLTKVGMLTPITLRKIRKYAFVVIIIMAAIITPSTDPFSLALVTIPLYGLYEFSIMLSMRIYRRQIKQEDIEEWS